CCTATCCTGCCAATTGTATACGGAGGTGATGATATTACGTTTGTCTGCGATGGGCGACTTGGGATTTCGCTGGCTATTGAATATATCCGAACCTTTGAAAAGGAAACTGCTGAGCGGCCTGATTGCCAGGATAAAGTTACGTCCTGTGCAGGTATCGCTATCGTGAAATCTCACTATCCTTTTGCTCAAGCATATAAACTTGCGGAAGACTTATGTAACTCAGCTAAAAATTATCGACGAAAAATTGAGATCGAAGGTTCATATTTGGACTGGCATTTTGCCTTAAGCGGCTTCTCAGGGGGTATTAAGGAAATTCGCGAACGAGAATACAAAGTTAAAAAAGGTTGGCTCACATTGCGGCCAGTTACATTGGATGAAAATCCCAAAGAATCACTTCGCGCCTGGCCGGTTGTAAGAAAAGGTATTGAAGAATTTCGAAAACCGGAGTGGGTGGGACGCCGCAACAAATTAAAAGCATTACGTGAGGTATTGCGCCTCGGCCCTGACTCTGTTAAGCAATTCGTACGTAGGTATAAAATAGAAAGACTTCCCGAGATTGTAGCATCAATGATCGACTTGTCTGAAAAAGGCTGGCATGGCGACTATTGCGGCTATTTTGATGCCATCGAACTTTGCGATTGGTTTATTCCGCTGGAGGAGGAAGATTAATGAAAATGTACATTCACATCACCCTTAAAAGCGATGCAACTTTCGGGCGCGGCGAGGGAGTAGCCGGGCTTGTAGACGAAGAAGTAGAGCATGATCCGAAGACTGGCCTCCCTTATTTGCGGGGCCGCACACTTAAGGGATTGCTGGTAGAACAGTGCGCGAATATCTTGTATGCTCTAGAAAAGCAAAATTCGAAGGCCCTGGCTAGGTTGCAGCAAGCTGCCAGCTTTCTCTTCGGTCGACCGGGCAGCACCCTAGACGACGCCCGTATGCATGTGGGTCCGGCCCTTTTGCCGGAAGAGCTGTGCCAGGCGGTAGAAGCTCACATCAAGCGTGGAGAGCTGACGCCGGCTGAAGTTTTGGAATCACTTACTGCTATTCGACGCCAAACGGCGGTTGCTGAAGAAACGGGTGCGCCAGAAGAAGGGAGCCTTCGCTCGATACGTGTTGTTTTGCGGGAGACTACTTTTATTGCCTCGCTGGATTTTGACAAAGAGCCGGATGAAGATGCAAAAGCGTTACTTGCATCTTGCGTGCTTTGTCTGCGCCGAGCGGGTAACGGGCGCAATCGCGGCCGCGGCCGCTTGAAGGCGCGGTTGTTGGATGAAAATAAAAATGACATTACAGAGGCTTGTTTGCAGCATTTTCGCCAGTTGGTGAGAGGTGAGGGGTTATGAAAGTCATCTCTTATCGCATTACCCTGCTCGAACCGGCCCTTTTGACAGCTCTGGAAGGCGACCCGAACGAAAGCGTTTCCTTTAATTATATTCCGGGTAGTGTGTTGAGAGGTGCAGTGATTGGGAAATATATGCGCTCAAGAAAGCTGAAAACTCTGGATGCCGGGGAGGAAACGGTAAGGAGGCTCTTCTTTGACGGCACCACTCGCTTCCTAAATGGTTATCCCCTTGACCGCTTGGAAAATCGGACATTGCCCGTACCGCTGTCCTGGCAGCAGGACAAGAAAGCTGCATCTATCCAGACAGATGGTGATCCGGCTCCTATTTACGATTTCGCCATTGATGAACACCCTAAGGACATAGACCAACCACAAGGCCTAAGGGCGCCGTTTTGCACGTTGTATGAAGACATGGTTCGCCTTGTAAGCCCCGAACGCCAGCTATCCATTCATACTGCCAGGAATCGCCGTTACGGTCGGGCAATACCGCAGTCTTCTAATGTGGCAGAAGAACCTTCTGGAGCGGTATATCGTTATGAGGCTCTGGCTGGCGGGCAGAGCTTTGAGGCTTTGATACTCTGTGACTGCGATGAAGATGCTGAGCTTCTCAGGCTGCTGCTTGCTGGAGAAGTCTTCCTCGGTGGTTCGAGGAGCGCTGGCTACGGGAGAGCGAAGATCCACAATGTCGATATAAAAACGGCAGCTGAAGACTGGCGCGAAGTGGACAGAGAGCTGGTAGCCCAGGTAGATGGCAAACTCATCGTCACGTTTTTGAGCGATGTTTTACTAAGAGACGAAAACGGTCAGTTTACGGCAGACCCCGGCGCGGTGACTGCTACTTTGGAAAAGAAATTGGGAATGAAGCTTAAGTTTAAAAGAGCTTTTATTCGCTCAGAACTGATAGGTGGTTTTAACAGGAAGTGGGGGCTTCCCTTGCCACAAGTGCTGGCAATTAAAATGGGGAGTGTTTTTGTTTACGAGTTGAGTGATGATTCTTCATACGATATGGCAAAGCTTTTAGATCTGGAGGCTAAAGGGATAGGCGAACGCCGGGCCGAGGGTTTCGGGCGCCTGGCCTTTAACTGGCTTACAGAAGAAATGTTAGAGGTAGAGCCTAAGGTTTCTCCCAAAGCTGTGTTGCAAACCATTAGCGAGGAGGAGAGCAAAACCATAGCGGAGCGCATGGTAGCGCGGATGCTTGAACGGCGACTAGAAGGTAAGCTGGTTGCCAGAGCTGTTGAAGTTGCCGATTTCCTGGTTGGTAATAGGGAGCTACCGAGCAATGCCCAAGTATCTAGATTGCGTGGCATAATACGTTACGAGCTTATGAAAGAAAATCCGGACCCGCAGCGCGTGAAGGATTTTCTGAAAGACATTGAAACCCGTAAGCCGGCGCGGAAGCAGTTTGAGAAAGTAAGAGTAGGGGAGCGGTCTCTACTCGAGTGGATGAGGGATACCTTAAATGAAGTCAACCCGGATAACTGGAAGCAGTTATTCGGTATAAGCAGACATGACATTCCTAAGCTAGGTGGGGTCGAACCGAAGATTAACGAGTCTTTCCGTATCAGATACATACTACGTTACATAGACGCTGTTCTGGCATGTGCGCTTGAGAAAAAAAGAGGAAAGGAGGGAAATTAGCGGTGTCTGATGCACTGTGGGCGGGTAAACAATCGCGCAAGATAATTTCCCGCATAGTCGTCGAAGGTGATCTGGTGCTGCAAACACCTGCGCACTTTGGCAACGGTGACACCGATGAGCTGGTGGACATGCCGCTTCTGGTGGACCCGCTGGATGGCCGGACGCCACTTTTGACTGGTACCTCAATAGCGGGTGCTTTGCGGAGTTACTTGCGCGAGCGGGAACGGGGTTACGGTCAAAGTGCTGATGGTAAATCAGCTAGCGTCCTTTTATTCGGGGCGCTGAAATATAATAAAAATGAAGAAGAAGGCGAACAAAGCCCGTTGATCGTTGAGGATGCATTGGGTAAAAACTTTGGAATCGAAATCCGCAACAGCGTGGTCATTGATCCAAAAAGCCGCACCACCTGGGAAAACCGGCTTTTTGACCTTGAGCTTTGGCAGGCCGGAACTACCTTCCCTTTGCGTTTTGAGTTAGTAATCCGGGAGGGAGATGACGAAGTAAGACTCAAGCAGGCCCTGGCAACGGCACTGAAAGGTT
This genomic interval from Caldanaerovirga acetigignens contains the following:
- a CDS encoding RAMP superfamily CRISPR-associated protein yields the protein MKMYIHITLKSDATFGRGEGVAGLVDEEVEHDPKTGLPYLRGRTLKGLLVEQCANILYALEKQNSKALARLQQAASFLFGRPGSTLDDARMHVGPALLPEELCQAVEAHIKRGELTPAEVLESLTAIRRQTAVAEETGAPEEGSLRSIRVVLRETTFIASLDFDKEPDEDAKALLASCVLCLRRAGNGRNRGRGRLKARLLDENKNDITEACLQHFRQLVRGEGL
- the csx10 gene encoding type III-D CRISPR-associated RAMP protein Csx10, coding for MKVISYRITLLEPALLTALEGDPNESVSFNYIPGSVLRGAVIGKYMRSRKLKTLDAGEETVRRLFFDGTTRFLNGYPLDRLENRTLPVPLSWQQDKKAASIQTDGDPAPIYDFAIDEHPKDIDQPQGLRAPFCTLYEDMVRLVSPERQLSIHTARNRRYGRAIPQSSNVAEEPSGAVYRYEALAGGQSFEALILCDCDEDAELLRLLLAGEVFLGGSRSAGYGRAKIHNVDIKTAAEDWREVDRELVAQVDGKLIVTFLSDVLLRDENGQFTADPGAVTATLEKKLGMKLKFKRAFIRSELIGGFNRKWGLPLPQVLAIKMGSVFVYELSDDSSYDMAKLLDLEAKGIGERRAEGFGRLAFNWLTEEMLEVEPKVSPKAVLQTISEEESKTIAERMVARMLERRLEGKLVARAVEVADFLVGNRELPSNAQVSRLRGIIRYELMKENPDPQRVKDFLKDIETRKPARKQFEKVRVGERSLLEWMRDTLNEVNPDNWKQLFGISRHDIPKLGGVEPKINESFRIRYILRYIDAVLACALEKKRGKEGN